The genomic interval ACCCGTCCTCCTGCCGCAGTGTCTCCTGGGCGACCTTGAACGCCCGGTTCGCCGCTGGAACGCCAGCGTAGACGCTCACCTGGAGCAGAACCTCCCGGACCTCGTCCGGGGTCAGCCCGTTGCGCAGCGCCGCCCGGACGTGCATCGCCAGCTCCTCGTCGTGGTGCAGGGTGGCGAGCACCGCCAGCGTGATGCAACTGCGGGTACGCCGGTCCAGCCCCGGCCGGGTCCAGATCTCGCCCCAGGCGTACCTGGTGATCAGGTCCTGGAAGTCCGCCGTGAACTCGTCGGTGCCGGCGACGGCGCGGTCCACGTGCGCGTCGCCGAGCACCTCGCGCCGGACCGCCATGCCGGCCGCGTGCCGCTCCCGGTCATCCATCCACCGACTCCCTCCACCCGCTCCGTTCCGGCCGCCCGCCCCCGGTCGGGTCTTCGAGGTGTGCCAGGAGCAGCCCGGCGACCCGGTCCGGCTGCTCCACACTGGCCAGATGGGCGGCGTCGCCGACCACCCGCAGCCCGGCGCCGGGAATCCGGTCGACAAGCAGCCGGACGTCCTCGATCGGGATCGCCGGATCGTTCGCGCCCGCGATCACCAGCGTCGGTGCGGTGATCCGGGCCAGGTCGTCCCGCAGGTCCATCCCGGCGATCGCCTCGCAACAGCCGGCGTACCCCTCGGGTGGGGTGGCGGTGAGCATCGACCGGTACTCGGCGACCACCTCCGGCCGGCTCGCCGCGAAGCCCTCGGTGAACCACCGCCGCAGCACCGGCTCGGCGACCGCCTCGACCCCGCCGGCCCGGGTGGCGGCGGCCCGGTCCCGCCAGCCCTGCGCCGGACCGAGCCGGGCCGAGGTGCAGAGCAGCACCAACCGGTCGATCCGGTCGGCGGCGTTGACGGCCAGCCACATCCCGACCATCCCGCCGAGGGAGAGCCCGGCGTACGAGACCCGGGGCACGTCGAGGTCGTCCAGCAGCCGGAGCACGGCGTGCCCGAGATCCGCGATCGAGTACGGGCCGGCCGGCACGTCGGAGTCACCGTGCCCGAGGTGGTCGTACCGGACCATCCGGTACCGCCGGGTCAGCGCGGGCAGCTGCGGCTGCCACATCGCCCCGGAGGTGCCGAGCGAACTGCCGAGTACCAGCACCGGCGCGTCGGCCGGCCCGTCGACGCAGGCGTGCAGCCGGGAGGTCATCTCGGCTTCTCCGTGTTCGGGTACGCCCCGGACGCCCGGTACTCCCGCAGCGCCCGGTCGACGAAGGTGCCGGCCGAGCCGAGCCAGTTGGCCGGATCGAG from Plantactinospora sp. BC1 carries:
- the pcaC gene encoding 4-carboxymuconolactone decarboxylase; this translates as MDDRERHAAGMAVRREVLGDAHVDRAVAGTDEFTADFQDLITRYAWGEIWTRPGLDRRTRSCITLAVLATLHHDEELAMHVRAALRNGLTPDEVREVLLQVSVYAGVPAANRAFKVAQETLRQEDG
- the pcaD gene encoding 3-oxoadipate enol-lactonase codes for the protein MTSRLHACVDGPADAPVLVLGSSLGTSGAMWQPQLPALTRRYRMVRYDHLGHGDSDVPAGPYSIADLGHAVLRLLDDLDVPRVSYAGLSLGGMVGMWLAVNAADRIDRLVLLCTSARLGPAQGWRDRAAATRAGGVEAVAEPVLRRWFTEGFAASRPEVVAEYRSMLTATPPEGYAGCCEAIAGMDLRDDLARITAPTLVIAGANDPAIPIEDVRLLVDRIPGAGLRVVGDAAHLASVEQPDRVAGLLLAHLEDPTGGGRPERSGWRESVDG